The genome window TACACCGAGCACGTGTACGACGCGGTGTCGGTCTGGATGCTGATCGTCAGCATGATCCCGGGCAGCAGCAGCGCCGTGAGCGCGACGACGACGAAGACGCGGGTCGCGATGGTGCGCTTCCGGCCGCGCAGCGGACGGTCCGACGGGTCGTACTCCGTCAGCTCCGGGTGGTCCTCGAACGTCACGCCTACGAGTCTGCCTCGCGCGCAGCCCCGGAGTACAGAAAAGTGCTCCGAATCGTGATGATTCGGAGCACTTCCTGAGCGGGGGCCGGAGCCGGCTAGTGCGACGAGCCCTCGGTCTCGATCTCGGTGCGATCGCCCGACCACAGCGTGTGGAAGGTGCCTTCCTTGTCGACGCGCTTGTAGGTGTGCGCGCCGAAGAAGTCGCGCTGGCCCTGCACGAGCGCGGCGGGGAGGCGCTTCGAGGCGAGCGAGTCGTAGTACGACAGCGCCGAGCCGAAGCCGGGAACCGGGACGCCGGAGAGCGCAGCGGTGGCGACGATGCGGCGCCAGGCGGCCTCGCCCTCGCGCACGGCGTCGGCGAAGTACGGCGCCTCCAGCAGGGTGGTGATGTCCGGGTTCTCGTCGTAGGCGTCGGCGATGCGGTTGAGGAACTGGGCGCGGATGATGCAGCCGCCGCGCCAGATCTTGGCGATCTTGTCCTTGTGGATGTCCCAGCCGTACTTCTCGGCGCCCGCGACGATCGCGTCGAAGCCCTGCGCGTAGGCGACGACCTTGGAGGCGTAGAGCGCCTTGGACACGTCGTCGGCGAACGCCTTCACGTCCTCGGCCTTCTGCACCTCCGGACGGGACTGGATCGTCGCCTGCACGGCCGCGCGCTGCGCCGGCTTGGACGACACGGCGCGGGCGAAGACGGCTTCCGCGATGCCGCCGACCGGGATGCCCAGGTCGAGCGCGTTCTGCACGGTCCAGACGCCGGTGCCCTTCGAGCCGGCCTGGTCGAGGACGATGTCCACGAACGGCTTGCCGGTCTCCGCGTCCACCTGGCGCAGAACCTCCGCGGTGATCTCGATCAGGTACGACTCCAGGTAGCCGTTGTTCCACTCGGCGAACACGTCCGCGATCTCCGCGGGCTCCAGGCCGCCGACCGTGCGGAGCAGGTCGTAGGCCTCGGCGATGAGCTGCATGTCGGCGTACTCGATGCCGTTGTGGATCATCTTCACGAAGTGGCCGGCGCCGTCGGTGCCGACGTGGGTCACGCAGGGCTCGCCCTCGGCGACCGCGGCGATGGAGGCCAGGATCGGGCCCAGGGTCTTGTACGACTCCTCCGAGCCGCCCGGCATGATCGAGGGGCCGTGCAGGGCGCCCTCCTCGCCGCCGGAGATGCCGGCGCCGACGAAGTGGATTCCGGTCGGCGCGATGCGCTTCTCGCGCTCGATGGTGTCGTGGAAGTTCGCGTTGCCGCCGTCGACGATGATGTCGCCCGGCTCGAACCGCTCCACCAGCTGGTCGATCACGGCGTCCGTGCCGCGGCCGGCCTGCACCATGATGATCGCGGTGCGCGGCTTGGAGAGCGAGGCGACGAAGTCGTCGATCTGCTCGGAGGAGACGAACCCGGCCTCCGGGTGCGCGTTCACCAGCTCCTCGGTGCGTGCGTAGG of Leifsonia shinshuensis contains these proteins:
- the gndA gene encoding NADP-dependent phosphogluconate dehydrogenase is translated as MPENHATANIGVVGLAVMGSNLARNLASREGNTVAVFNRTYARTEELVNAHPEAGFVSSEQIDDFVASLSKPRTAIIMVQAGRGTDAVIDQLVERFEPGDIIVDGGNANFHDTIEREKRIAPTGIHFVGAGISGGEEGALHGPSIMPGGSEESYKTLGPILASIAAVAEGEPCVTHVGTDGAGHFVKMIHNGIEYADMQLIAEAYDLLRTVGGLEPAEIADVFAEWNNGYLESYLIEITAEVLRQVDAETGKPFVDIVLDQAGSKGTGVWTVQNALDLGIPVGGIAEAVFARAVSSKPAQRAAVQATIQSRPEVQKAEDVKAFADDVSKALYASKVVAYAQGFDAIVAGAEKYGWDIHKDKIAKIWRGGCIIRAQFLNRIADAYDENPDITTLLEAPYFADAVREGEAAWRRIVATAALSGVPVPGFGSALSYYDSLASKRLPAALVQGQRDFFGAHTYKRVDKEGTFHTLWSGDRTEIETEGSSH